In Ciconia boyciana chromosome 14, ASM3463844v1, whole genome shotgun sequence, the genomic stretch TTCAGAATTCAGGCAGACAAATCCaattggtttattttaatttttataacatGTGGCCGAGTTTCTCATGCTACGTTATAACTGACCTATGAGCTGCTATTATTTTCTACTTTCCCAGCCACTTAAACACAGTAGATACCTCCAGGGCACTTGAGAGTTTCAGCCAAAACAAAGGGATGAGGGGGTTGCAGCAATCATCTTAGATGCTGTGATTTCAGTATTCAGCAATGTATTTTCTGGCATGCATCCAGGCCGGCAAGGCTCCCAGCAGTCTCCAGTGTTTTCAGACAATCTTAAACTGTATGAGATCCCTGTAAGGACCACTGAGAACAAAGAACatggaaaggaagcaaaatttaACATCCTCCAAGTGAAACAAAATGTCTCCAGAAGGAAAGATGCTTGGGGGAAATAACAGATATTTCTGTGTATACTTTCATATAAAGCTACTGCAGTAATACTGTGTAGCTCTGTAGATGAAGAGATCATTGGCTGCTCTGAAAGTTGGCTACAACTCTTTCTGTAACAGGCgtattttttaacagaatagTTCACAAAAGGTGTACCTCCCATATTATCCCTTCCTTCTCATCCTCATCATTTAAGAAGTAAAACACCTTCTTCAAAGAAGTGCCTGACTTGTTGGTGTTCTGTCATCCTAACCACATGCTCCCTTCACAGAAGCTGTACTTCTTCTGAGTAGCTTTTtgcagttaaaattattttcagaggaaacaaaCTGTTATACTTTATAACCACACCTTTATTTTCCACATCCTCAATTTAGTAGTAGTCCGTGTTTCTAGATACCTAACAGGCTACTGTTATCCAAAAAGAGGTACCTCCATGATCTTGCTAGATCTGGTTTAACCttcacttccccccccaccccccagtcTTATTCTTTAAGTAATACTTGCTAATTTGTGAGGTCCCCAAATTAGTTATAGTTAATTAGTTGTAGCTAAATTAGATAATAAGCTAAGGATTGCACACATCTGCTTCATCATGCAGTTTCACTGACCACATGAGTTCTTTGATTTCTCCCCTACTGGGACTTCATGGTACCCAAGTTAAGTACTGTGAGAGAATCTGACGGCTTTTCATCACTAGTCATCCTCTTCCTGTAGCTGTCAAAAGGACGttacatgttttctgtttccaatatgatcagaaaaatatctgagtTGTTGAGTGAAAAGCTGGGGTACACTTCTTGAGGTAAGCAATATGAAGCAAGCGGAGGGGGggtatttttccattaacaCCCCAAATACCCAGAGAAGCTGTGTAGAGCTCACCTGTCCTAATAAACTGAGCCCTTGTTTCACAGAAATACCTCTCAAAACAACACTGCTCATGTCCTTCAGTACCTCATACCAATCCTAATCTGCTCCCAGTTTTGTGCCAAGATATATGATTGTtagtttaaataaagaaataaaatcctgtgcagcattttctgtctgtgaGGCTCAAACTCCCATAATTcgtttttcttcttctgactGGCAGGGAGTATTATTAGTAAGTGGGCTGGTTCTAACGCAAATACACTGAGGTAAATCGCaaaaggcagagcagctggaaaataTGGATGAAAGGAATCAAATTAAGTGTCAAACTGTAGCTTTTTCAAACTAAAATTCAGAGTACTTATTGCTAGCGTCTGAAGCCACCATACCGGTGCACACAAAGAACACACACTCTAATGCGTCTTTCTACTGCTCCCCACAGTGTGTATAGTTCAAAATCCACtgctggtttaaaaacaaatgaaacaaaaacctgggggaaaataaacacatgGTGTTACAATTTAAGACTGATGAAAGTGACTGTGGTTTGACAGCCCTCGAGACTGTTTATTCTTAGAATTAGACCAACGTGAGCAGCAGTAGTGAAATTTCAAGGCACTAGCTACTAGTGTGTCTCATCCCTGACCCCGTCTTTCCAGGGCCAGCTCCTGCAGTGACATGGGATTTTAGTCTGCAGAGCCAACTTATTTcaagtctttctgaaaatactgctgTTAAAACATCAATACTGTGAGTACTGTAAATAAGCTTTACAGGAAGACTAAGAGGATGTATTCTACTTTTAGACTGTGGAGGGCATGCAAGCTGTGCACGTTTCAGACAGTAAGACACTGAAAGTGTGAAGTCAGTACACGATTTAAATGTGCAAGAAGAAGAACTATGTTTGAATAACAGGCCTAAAAATCAAATCAGTTTGTCCATGATAAAACATAACAATAACAGCAGAAGCCTGTTACTATGTTCAATAAATCTATTTGAAATACTCTCCATTTGATGTGAAGATTTGTGCAGCTTTTTAACACCAAAGATCCTCCAATTTTTAGGATTAGAGATATTTACAATGTCATTTAAATTTCCATAAAATttgtaactaaaaaaaaaaaggaaaaagttaaaaggaaTTGATGGAGATAAGTAAGATTATCTGCTTTATACTACTTTTTTTGACCAGCGAGTATGACCATAGATTCCATAGCTTTAGTTATTTCAATTGTTACTAGCTTGTTAAGATGATTCTTTTTATCCTTCAACAGTCAGGCTGCCTTAGGACATGCAGTGCATACACATAGTCTAATCTTGGTAGCATCCACACATGTAAGACAAATAGATTTCAGTGAACACGTGGATAGTAAAGTCTGCAAAATGCAGGGCAAACttcattcagaaaaagaaaatcaactcaACAGACTATTCATTACTTCACTTTTGGCACTTGGTTCTGATGGTTAACCATGCGCACTGTTTAACCGACAGATCAGCTTCCTTAGTTGAACTGCCTGGCTTGCAGCCAATGTTTTATCATCATGCCTTTGGCTACCAGGTATTTTCAGTCTGATCTATTAAGATTataagcacatgcttaattGTTTTGCCAAACAAGAGATCTTTAGCTGTGtacttttatttccagtaaTACACGGGACATCATCTATACTTAACTaatgatgaaaataattctCAAAAAATGGGATAACTGTAATACTTTATAATACCACTTAATATCCATAAGGatgaaaagcactttaaatTACATTATGTGGGCTTCTGTTCAACAAAATTCAATCATCAGTGAGATGCAGGTAACAAAAAGATGTTATGAAGGAAAAGTTAGCCAGCAGAGCATACAGTTAAACAAGAGTATCCAATTGGCTGTcttaagtctttttcttttgtaacaaCATCCCAAGGCATCACTTCCTCTCTATATACGAGCAAAACTATGAGTGAAGCGATGATAGGGTACAAACTGTTTCCATTCTAAATTGACTTTCTGATGGTGACATAAGCCAGTAGTGAGCAAAGATCATTAACTGAACATTAACATTAACTGTTAGAGAAGTTATTGTATGTGGAATCAGCTGCTGTTGTCTGTTTAGCTTCCGACAAGTCCTGGACCCCTAACAGACCCACTTGTCAGCACTTTCaggaaagaccaaaaaaaagaaagtgtatgAAAAGCCTTTCTCACGCCAACAGGTGGTCACATTAGGTCAGGAAAATGGATTTCTACAGGGGAACTCTCTGGAGTCAACCTCGTGCTAAATTTTTATGGCCACTTAGGAACATCTGACTTGCATATGTTACAGAAACAAATTCCTTCTTTAATAAAGTGACAAAACACTACATCCTTGCAGTGTCATCATGTAACCACACACTGTGAAACACACCATATCCTCTACCAATATATCCCACAGAGCAAAGCAACAGACTACAAGTCAGTGCATGCCCTTGTCCTTCCACTGAGGACACAGAACTTGTGCAAGTAGAGAGGATCAGAGCCACAAACACAAAGATCTTAGATCAAATTCTTCCTTTCACTTTGTCCATCCAGTTCTACTAATTCAGAAATTCATGTAATTGGTGGATCATCCTGTAAGCTGGTCTTTATAACATGGTCACAGAAATTCACTTAGTTACTCCTCTTTTGAGCATAATAGCTGATACTGAAATAAGACATATcacctagaaaaaaaaccacttttgcttTGATTTGGACACTtcaagaaattattatttttggtgCTTGGTTTGAGTGAGGAAATAACTTTACCATTGTGGATCTATGCTAATTCTCCTTTGAAAGTGTCTGGGTTATTGCTATAAACTCTcattatactttttttcataattaaagaCCACTTGAGTATCTGATATTGTGTCCTCATGATAGTATCACTTTCTTATAGTTGtcactttttaatcttttactAATCATTCTGAGCATCTCTAAAGCTTCACATGGCAACATTACTGTCATTAATTGAACCGCATTTTGCTGTCGGATGCACAAGCTCAGTTCATACTGAAATACAGGACCCCTTTGAAGAAGTGCAGATCTAAAAGTAGTCTTGcctatattttcttctttaacttaCAGAATTAAGCATCAAGTTGTGGCTGTATTACCTCAGCGGGTACTGTTTAAAAGACaattcattctttcttctttaaaatgtatctgtAGCTATAGATCACGAAAAGCATAATTAATGacttgacaaaaaaaatatattgcaaactAATTCCTGAGTAATAAACCTTATCAGTGAGAACAATTTACCATCTTTTAATTATCTTTGTTATGCAACCTTTGTCTACACCACATAATTGCATTATTCTATTCTGACTTACCTGACTTGCTTTAGGTTGTCGTCTCTTCCACTTAAGGCTCTCACTGTTCCCAGCATAAAAGACTCACTATGTCAAAATAACACTGCTGTGCTTAGTGGTCTGGACTAACAGCAGTGGTTCATGGACAAGTATAAAGCAATACTCAAACATGTGTGGAGAGATAATTTATCATGTAACAGTCAGAGGCTGCATGTTCGGCAATTTCGTGCTTTTCTACAGCTGTCACCCAGCTGATCCAAGTGTTTTCTCAGCAAGGATAGGAATAGATCCTCTATCGTCACTCTGCCTCCAACAGTTTCAATAAAAACTTTAACCACTTTTCCAGAAGCGGAGGAGAAATCTTGGCCATGGCCAAGATTTGTTTTGAATATATTACAACAATGCTTAACAGCATCTTCTGTTgggaaaagcagggagaagaaaccAGAGGAGGAAGTAAAGTTTGACTTTGAAGTATGGAGGAGAGAGTAacctggaaacagaaaatattaaggAATTGTGATGGGAATAACAAATGATAAAGTGAAGGATGTAAGTCAGgggaaataagaaagaaaaaaaataataaaaagcaattgTAGTGTTTGATgtaggaaataaaaccaaaaaagatgTGATGAGTaaataagcaggaaaaagaTCAGAATCAACAGACGTCAGGAAAACTTCTATCTTTAACACCATCTTTCTGGACTCCCATTGTGTGTATGGTCCTCAAAGTTGCATTTGAGCCaaattttttgtaaatataaaaactTTCAACAAAATGCGTGCAGCAGCAACATAAAAGCCCTGTTTACAAACAGCCAGGCTGTACAGACCCAGTGGTTACTTCCATTTAAAAGAAGTAGTATAACTTTCTTGGGATATTAAATTGCACAAGCAGTCCTGATTTCTCTCATTTACGTCCAGAAGTCCCTTTTGACTTACTGAGACATTGTTCCAGGTAGGACACTAGGCCAGAATTAGTGCCTGTTCATTCAGATGTGTGACACAAAATCTTAATCCTGCTTCTGTTGCACTGAACATGGTCCTAAATGTCTAATATCTCCATACATACTTATTTCAGTGACTACCTCTGCCCTCATATATAGAAGCATTCTGAAGAAGAATCCTACGATTTTTGAAAATCGAGACTGCGCTCTTTCAACTTAGAGGCAGATTCGTATACCCACCACACCTGTAAACAgagcttttcctttcattgctcGCCTTGCTGGCTCAGACCAGGCAAGTCTCAAGAAACAGCCAGAGGAGCAGGACAGCAAGGCAGCCCAGATCAGACACCGGGCTCTTCCAGCCAAAGTGCACCACTCTCTAGGCACCGCAGCCAGCTAACTTTGAGAGGACCCCCTTTCTCCAATTCTAATGAGCACTTACAGATTCCAGAAAATGCAGTTCCTACTGGATTAATTCCCCTACTTTCCACCATTATCCACTCACTATTTATCAACCCCAGAGGGCCCGCAGCATCCTGATTCACCTAGTTCCAACAGCATTATTAGGTTATACAGGTTCAAGTCTTTGGAGCACAGTAGCTAAAATGTATCATTCTATGtgaatatttaatattcagaTTGAATATTGAAATTTAATATATTCATTCTGTAGCTTGCATAGAAATGTCCACTCAAATGGCATAAAAATTATGTGTGATAAGAATCAGAATCTCCTAGAACTCATGTTGAATCGTCACAGGCTAACCTATACACTGGGCAGTGGGGGTAGACTTTACATATCTAAGagctttgctgttattttatgtACAACTGACTTCAGTTAAGAAAGCAGAGACTTACAGCCCTAACTGTTTAATACTTGTATTATTATACATACTTCATTGCTAATACTACAGGTATCACGCAAATATCATATATCTTTAATCtctattttttgttctttctttggtGATGTTTGCACAAAAGTTTCAGGTAGGAAAAAATTCTCAGGatatcctaaaaaaaaaaaggggggggggggtgtgtttAAAATTAGCAGAATTCTATTATTCAGTGTGTAGAGGAAAAGGAATGTCCTTCCCCTGTTTTCACTGGTAAGCTCTGACTTAAATATACTGAGTTATAAATATTTGGCTAAAATAATTCTACGTAATCCTGGGGTGTATTAGTGCAGGTATGGAACGCAAAGAATTGAATGACTTGTGTGAATACATGATACTTACAGGTTGGTAGAAGTTAAAAAGACTTGTCATCAGACATGGCCTCTAGCCAGGACACACGCGTGAATTTACAAATTAAGTGCCCTAAACCCCATTTGACTTAACCTATTTTATGGctactttctgtttttctattccttttgttattttaatctgaTTAAAAGCTTTGCAATTGATTCAAAAGCAGATCCGAGTTAGTACAAATGCCCCAAACTGTAGTCAGTGGAATACTTGATGGTGTGTGTAGAAGTTCACAGTCATACAGTCCCAAGATCTTTAATTCTTGGAAGAagattctgaaaagaaatctgcttttagATTAATCTGATCtcccaattattttttaatgaactgaTCACTGTAGTTGCTACAGGACTGAAACCTATTAgcctatgaaaatattttacaaatccTTAAGACTGTTTTAGTTACTTGGAGCGACAGGATATACACAATGGTCTAGGAAAAGGAGGCCTCTAACCTTTCGGATGTAGGCAAAGTGTCGCTCTTCCTGGATGACTTCTTCTCATGAAGTCCTGTTAGCACCAGACCCTGTTTTCCTGCACACGTGCTCCACCCCCACTGACCTGCGTGAGACTTGGAACTTCCAATTCGTGGGATATGTTACAGtttcaagaattttttttattacgAGTTGAAACAAAAACTTACATTTGTCATTCCCATAAAACATAATTGTAACAGATGTTCTTTTGTAACATCTTAAATCTGGTATATTGAGGTTTtcacaaattattattttaatgtcaaaGTATTTTTCCGCATGAACTTTTATCAAAAACAGTagttgcacacacacacactgttcttcctttcccagaaaGGGGTTTATTAGAAACGGATTTCTCCTACAAACTAACTACTTTTTTCCCCGTGCCCAGTTTCGCTCAGGCCACACACGGGACGCGCATGCCGCGTACCGCAGGGTACGCACGTACGGCCGTGGCCCTGTGCGTGCCTGCGTGTGGGTGGCGGGAATTTACCGCGCTGAGGCGACTGGGCCCGCAGGCGTTTGCCCCAGGCTCTCTTGGCTCATCGGCACCCCCGCGCCCCTCCGTCCGGGCCGCCCGGCGGAGCCCGGCAGGTGTCAAGGCGGCGagggagcggcgcggcgcggcccgccaCACCGCCGGGCTCGCTCCGCTCCCCGGGGCTCGGCAGGCCCCgcagcacagcctgccccagcagcgCTCCGCCCCGGCGGCGGAGCCCGGGCTACCTGGGGAGCACGGCGGCCTCCGCTCGTCCCCCCCTGACCCCGCCGGGGGACGGCTCCGCCTCCAGCGGGGCCCGCGGCGCCCCCGCCCGGGCTCTCCccctggggggggtcccccgggAACCCCCGCCCGCCAGCGCCCCGCGGCAGAGGCCGGGCCGCCACACAGCCTTCCCGGCGACCCGCGCCGGGCGGCCCCTCGGCTCCCCCTGCCCGCGAGGGTCGCGGGCTTCGCGGCCCGGCCCGCCATTtcgcgccccgccgcccgcccgcccgcacTCGCTCACTCACTCACTCGGGGGTGTTGATCCAGATGATGTCGAGGTGGCAGTAGTAGACGCACTCCTTGTCCTTGTAAGTGTAGCAAGTGCAGCGCCGGGCTCGGCGCCGCAGCGCCCCGCCGTCCACCTTGGCCCTGCCGCCGGCCGGCAGCGCCGCTTCGCTCTCCTCCCGCTCCTTCTGCCCCAGCGCCGCCGAGCGCGGCTCGCCGCCGGCCGGCAGCGGCAGGGAGCGAGGCCGGGGCAGCGCGGACCCTGCACGGCGGGAAGGCAAGAGCAGCGCTCAGCTCCCCCTGCGCCAGCCCGGCGCCCCTGCCCCCGCGCACCCCCCGCCCGGGgagcgccccccgcccccggggcctTACAGCCCCGTCTGTAGCGGGAGCCGAACCCTCACCAGCCCCTGGAAAGTTTCAGCGCTGTTAAAGCACCGTTATGTTTACATTTACTGCAGCGTGGTGGGCTGCACCGGTAGCCCCCGCAGGCTTGGGGTGCATCGCTAGCgagtgcttttgttttaaacctaCGTGCGGCCAAATGATGTCTTTGGCGTCTAGTTATTTACCGCGCATCGGGGTGGGCTGTTGCTTACAGCCTTTTGGAagaagaagacaaaagaaaaaaacaccccagcctttctttgtgtgcatgcatggaagtggcaaagaaagaaataaattcgTGTTACCTGCAGTCGATGTAATTGTAAGTCCAAAGAGGAACAATAAACCCAGCTCCATGAAACCCAGATCGCACGCTTGTTTAACTGCAGGCAAAGGTGAACCGCGGGGGCGACTGACCCCTTCCAGGAGGAATCACTTCAGGTTGGAGGCAGGGAATGTCCTGGGCTGGCGGCACAGCCTGCTCCCCGGAGTCAGCTCCCGCACGGAGGTGTGATTAGTGGTTCTCCCTTGCAGTTATTTCCCTCCAGCGCAGATTTAGTCCTGAAGGCGAGAGTGTTGTCAAAAGCAGGGAAGATCCATCGCTTGGCTTTTCCCACACacacctcccaccccacccccaaatcccatCAGAAACCggagctgctgttttccagctgcagacaCCTCCCACCCGcgcccagctgcctgcctccccctcccacGGCCCGCGCTtcccgccccgggccgccccccgctTCCCACCCCGCGCAGGTGAAGGGCAggggggaagcagcagctccccagcgcGGGGGCACGGCCCTTCTGTGGCTGCTAGCGCTGAGCTTAGCCCATCACCTCCCAACGCTCTGATCCTGTGGTTCGGTGCGTAATTCCAGGAGGACAGGGGGAGTGCTTGTGTGACAAAAGTGCGAAGTTTTGACTCAAATCTGGGCTACGGATTTGGGAATTgtctggggctttttttcccaggactCTGCCAGTTATTTTCCAGGTGAAATTAAGTCACCAATTTattaatactttctttttccccagttaaTTATGAACACCTCTTTGCGGACAAACCTACCTAGAGTGCAAAATTGAAGGTAAAAGAGGATTTCACATTGTGTGAAATACCTGACACTTGTGCCTAGAAAAACACTCCTGTGTGTGGCCCCATTTGCTGTCATAATACCAGCTCTTAGGCGATAATAGGTAAGGGTTAAGGGAATTGGCTATATCTTTTCTTACAGTAGTGTGTGTAATATATCCTGTAATAAGAAACAAGTCATAGATAGCACGTGGAGAAAGGGCAGCAAATTTAATTGTggatattttaaatcaaaacacaatGTTTTACTTAAAGTTTCAGTACAACAGAAAGAGCTGCAGCCAAAATTGCTTTATGTATCATGCCAATTTGACACATTCactaaaatctgttttgtgaGTAGAGGACTAGTGGCAGGATCACTCAGATTATGTGATCTGAAGGAGGAACACCGTTCTCTACCACATCGCATtcttctccagccctgcccccGATTCCAGCTTCTGGTGTGGACTATTCAGTAACAACACttacaaaaaaatctcattaagaTGTCATGTTTTGTCAGTTTGTCAAACCTCGCCTTCTGTCA encodes the following:
- the EDN3 gene encoding endothelin-3 isoform X1; this encodes MELGLLFLFGLTITSTAGSALPRPRSLPLPAGGEPRSAALGQKEREESEAALPAGGRAKVDGGALRRRARRCTCYTYKDKECVYYCHLDIIWINTPDSKSHAGQWGWSTCAGKQGLVLTGLHEKKSSRKSDTLPTSERRTVPYGLSNYRGSFRGKRSTGQIQSTFQSSFRCSCLDAHDKQCMQFCRRMQDRRRNHGSMKKTEEKDQCREEEHTLIQ
- the EDN3 gene encoding endothelin-3 isoform X2 — translated: MELGLLFLFGLTITSTAGSALPRPRSLPLPAGGEPRSAALGQKEREESEAALPAGGRAKVDGGALRRRARRCTCYTYKDKECVYYCHLDIIWINTPERTVPYGLSNYRGSFRGKRSTGQIQSTFQSSFRCSCLDAHDKQCMQFCRRMQDRRRNHGSMKKTEEKDQCREEEHTLIQ